The Mastomys coucha isolate ucsf_1 unplaced genomic scaffold, UCSF_Mcou_1 pScaffold14, whole genome shotgun sequence genome window below encodes:
- the Msc gene encoding musculin isoform X1, whose product MSTGSVSDPEDTEMRGLQRVYPAPASKRPPLLRTERGYASPSDNSSAEEEDPDGEEEPSSLGAAGAAGRRKRKRPRRADAGGAGGGADKAGGVGKKPLLPKGSAAECKQSQRNAANARERARMRVLSKAFSRLKTSLPWVPPDTKLSKLDTLRLASSYIAHLRQLLQEDRYEDSYVHPVNLTWPFVVSGRPDSDTKDVSAANRLCGTSA is encoded by the exons ATGTCCACTGGCTCGGTGAGTGACCCCGAAGACACAGAGATGCGGGGGCTGCAGCGGGTCTACCCGGCCCCGGCCTCCAAGAGGCCGCCCCTGCTCCGCACGGAGCGCGGTTACGCCTCGCCCAGCGACAACTCTTCTGCGGAGGAGGAGGACCCGGACGGCGAAGAGGAGCCCAGCTCCCTGGGAGCCGCGGGAGCCGCGGGACGACGCAAGAGGAAGCGGCCCCGCAGAGCTGACGCCGGCGGGGCAGGTGGCGGCGCGGACAAGGCGGGCGGCGTGGGGAAGAAGCCTCTGCTGCCCAAGGGCTCGGCCGCAGAGTGCAAGCAGTCACAGCGGAACGCAGCCAATGCTCGCGAGCGCGCTCGGATGCGCGTGCTGAGCAAAGCCTTCTCCAGACTGAAGACCAGCCTGCCCTGGGTGCCGCCGGACACCAAGCTCTCCAAACTGGACACGCTGCGCCTGGCTTCCAGCTACATCGCGCACCTGCGCCAGCTGCTGCAGGAGGACCGCTACGAGGACAGCTACGTGCACCCTGTGAACCTG ACGTGGCCATTCGTGGTCTCTGGACGTCCAGACTCTGACACCAAAGACGTTTCTGCAGCTAACAGACTTTGTGGAACTTCCGCTTAG
- the Msc gene encoding musculin isoform X2, with the protein MSTGSVSDPEDTEMRGLQRVYPAPASKRPPLLRTERGYASPSDNSSAEEEDPDGEEEPSSLGAAGAAGRRKRKRPRRADAGGAGGGADKAGGVGKKPLLPKGSAAECKQSQRNAANARERARMRVLSKAFSRLKTSLPWVPPDTKLSKLDTLRLASSYIAHLRQLLQEDRYEDSYVHPVNLENHVGNP; encoded by the exons ATGTCCACTGGCTCGGTGAGTGACCCCGAAGACACAGAGATGCGGGGGCTGCAGCGGGTCTACCCGGCCCCGGCCTCCAAGAGGCCGCCCCTGCTCCGCACGGAGCGCGGTTACGCCTCGCCCAGCGACAACTCTTCTGCGGAGGAGGAGGACCCGGACGGCGAAGAGGAGCCCAGCTCCCTGGGAGCCGCGGGAGCCGCGGGACGACGCAAGAGGAAGCGGCCCCGCAGAGCTGACGCCGGCGGGGCAGGTGGCGGCGCGGACAAGGCGGGCGGCGTGGGGAAGAAGCCTCTGCTGCCCAAGGGCTCGGCCGCAGAGTGCAAGCAGTCACAGCGGAACGCAGCCAATGCTCGCGAGCGCGCTCGGATGCGCGTGCTGAGCAAAGCCTTCTCCAGACTGAAGACCAGCCTGCCCTGGGTGCCGCCGGACACCAAGCTCTCCAAACTGGACACGCTGCGCCTGGCTTCCAGCTACATCGCGCACCTGCGCCAGCTGCTGCAGGAGGACCGCTACGAGGACAGCTACGTGCACCCTGTGAACCTG GAAAATCATGTGGGCAACCCATGA